A genome region from Verrucomicrobiota bacterium includes the following:
- a CDS encoding HDIG domain-containing metalloprotein, with protein sequence MGIFGKLRKDRNPSPLQKRRGLGVNQSRSVTLRSAFFWFTGFLGFTALIVLIAFAGLTQSDPRIALDQIAQDRIVADFSFAYESDLLTERKVASARERIPPFYEVDIEPFEEFSRTLNALEFDFAAFEENLRGLEPENREEAITAFVAEFIQTRDIELPIVETVAFLDETFPSQRNRLLQEAIDDLGAIYRNGIIDADDPNFSGVGSFNIIPLQTGEDEITMVEIQRTYDAKVSLRNELANLETTESIFNELYEILTTGVTPNLKFNAEKTRERRDQAAQGVSPVFREVIEGSTIIEPGVPVTALAYEKLVNYRQEEGARASNQFFFDPTFQQRTLLALMILLVAVMVVQLGFPRLANDPRRLSTIALLILVNVLICRFVIYLGNSDFFGGDHRIIGVLPYAAPVLFGPLTAGILLGPMLGALTGFVVSGVFAVMLGEAAFLFLSSIVSCLFGIFLCHNIRLRTNVVRACFLAGVALSAFIILYGALLGSDISQIGRQIAAALISASVTGVVILGFLPLLEKLFNYTTDITLLEYTDFNHPLLRRMQIEAPGSYHHSLMVASLSENAAAEIGANPLACRACSLFHDIGKMVKPEYFTENQQNGRNLLIEQKPSMSAVIIKRHVKEGVEMAKKHKLPKIFIDIIKQHHGTSLIQYFYQEAINRREKSQIPLFSDISAETVEENTYRYDGPKPDFVESAIIHFADSIEAASRSLKKVNAQSIEELLDNVFQSRIEDGQLDECPLTLQQIAVIKQSFTRTLLNSLHTRIAYPSASKEKPATETVPPVQNERTPSNEKGDSDNQQV encoded by the coding sequence ATGGGAATTTTTGGTAAACTCAGAAAAGACCGGAACCCGTCTCCCCTCCAAAAGCGGAGAGGTCTGGGCGTCAACCAGTCGAGGTCGGTAACCTTACGTTCTGCTTTTTTTTGGTTTACCGGTTTTCTTGGATTCACCGCGCTCATCGTCCTCATCGCGTTTGCCGGACTCACCCAAAGTGATCCAAGAATTGCCCTCGACCAAATCGCGCAGGATCGAATTGTTGCCGATTTCTCGTTCGCCTACGAAAGCGATCTACTGACGGAGAGAAAGGTGGCTTCTGCCCGCGAACGGATCCCTCCTTTCTACGAAGTGGATATCGAACCTTTCGAAGAGTTTTCACGCACCTTGAACGCCCTCGAATTCGACTTTGCTGCCTTTGAAGAGAATTTGAGGGGCCTAGAGCCGGAAAACCGCGAAGAGGCGATCACTGCTTTTGTTGCAGAGTTTATACAGACTCGCGATATCGAGCTCCCAATTGTAGAGACCGTGGCGTTTCTGGATGAGACTTTTCCCTCTCAGCGCAACCGCCTTCTCCAGGAAGCAATTGACGATCTCGGAGCCATCTACCGGAACGGGATAATCGATGCAGACGATCCAAATTTTTCAGGCGTGGGTTCTTTCAACATCATCCCCCTTCAAACCGGGGAAGATGAAATCACAATGGTCGAAATCCAGCGGACTTACGATGCGAAGGTCTCGCTACGCAATGAGCTGGCCAACCTCGAAACCACCGAGAGTATTTTCAACGAGCTCTATGAGATCTTGACCACAGGAGTCACTCCCAACCTGAAGTTCAACGCGGAGAAAACGAGAGAGCGCCGAGACCAGGCGGCTCAGGGAGTTTCTCCAGTTTTTAGAGAAGTCATTGAGGGATCGACCATTATCGAGCCGGGTGTTCCCGTTACCGCGCTCGCTTACGAGAAACTCGTCAATTACCGCCAGGAAGAAGGTGCTCGTGCGTCCAACCAGTTCTTCTTCGATCCTACTTTTCAGCAGAGAACCCTTCTCGCTCTCATGATCCTCCTGGTCGCCGTCATGGTGGTCCAACTCGGATTCCCCCGGCTCGCGAACGATCCTCGAAGGCTCAGCACCATTGCCCTCCTCATCCTTGTCAATGTCTTGATCTGTCGGTTTGTCATTTATCTCGGCAATTCGGATTTTTTTGGGGGAGACCATCGAATCATCGGGGTGCTCCCCTACGCAGCACCCGTTCTCTTTGGACCGCTGACCGCAGGAATTCTACTCGGTCCCATGCTGGGAGCACTCACCGGGTTCGTAGTGTCCGGCGTATTCGCTGTCATGCTGGGCGAGGCAGCTTTCCTATTCCTTTCCAGCATCGTTTCTTGTCTGTTCGGGATTTTTCTTTGTCACAATATTCGCCTGCGAACCAATGTCGTGCGCGCCTGTTTCCTCGCTGGGGTTGCTCTTTCGGCATTTATTATTCTCTACGGCGCACTTCTTGGTTCCGACATATCGCAGATCGGTCGTCAAATTGCCGCGGCCCTCATTTCCGCCTCTGTCACCGGAGTCGTCATTCTCGGATTCCTCCCGCTCCTCGAGAAGCTCTTCAACTATACCACAGATATCACCCTTCTCGAATACACCGACTTCAACCACCCCCTGCTTCGCCGCATGCAGATCGAGGCGCCGGGCTCCTATCACCACAGTTTGATGGTGGCTAGCCTCTCCGAAAACGCTGCCGCGGAAATCGGTGCAAACCCGTTGGCCTGCCGGGCGTGCTCTCTCTTCCACGACATAGGTAAGATGGTGAAACCGGAGTACTTTACGGAAAATCAGCAAAATGGGCGGAACCTACTGATCGAGCAAAAGCCATCCATGAGCGCCGTAATCATCAAACGCCATGTCAAAGAGGGGGTCGAAATGGCCAAGAAACATAAACTCCCCAAGATCTTCATAGACATCATCAAACAGCATCACGGGACTAGCTTGATCCAATATTTTTACCAAGAAGCGATCAACCGGCGGGAAAAGAGCCAAATCCCGCTCTTCTCTGACATCAGCGCAGAGACCGTCGAAGAGAACACCTATCGATATGACGGTCCGAAACCCGATTTCGTCGAGAGTGCGATCATTCACTTTGCCGACTCGATCGAAGCAGCGAGCCGTTCTCTGAAGAAAGTCAACGCCCAAAGCATTGAGGAACTGCTCGATAATGTCTTCCAGAGCCGTATTGAAGACGGGCAACTTGACGAATGCCCACTCACTCTCCAACAGATCGCAGTGATCAAACAGAGTTTCACCCGCACTCTCTTGAACAGTCTTCACACCCGCATCGCCTATCCCTCAGCAAGTAAGGAAAAACCGGCAACCGAAACTGTCCCTCCTGTTCAGAACGAACGCACGCCCTCCAATGAGAAGGGAGATTCAGATAACCAGCAGGTGTGA
- a CDS encoding PhoH family protein, whose product MEAAIYSQTLEFESPRILSQLYCGEEKHLTLAEEALGVSLIARDDWLKIEGTESEVAAAREFFDILRLARGQGLKIRNNDFTKMLEAVQNGEAQDMRDLFENPLIVKLKRKSIVPKTVHQKQYLQKIRQHDVSFGIGPAGTGKTYLAMAAALDTFQKGETEKLVFTRPAVEAGEALGFLPGDLQEKILPYLRPLYDALYDMVGVEETQRMMERQQIEIAPLAYMRGRTLSRSFVILDEAQNTTPEQMMMFLTRLGDDSKMVITGDITQVDLPRSKKSGLKQAIQILSRVKGVSIFEFDGVDVVRHPLVQRIIQAYEKDSGETPAVSFV is encoded by the coding sequence GTGGAAGCCGCTATCTACTCGCAGACCCTTGAATTTGAATCTCCCCGGATTCTGAGCCAGCTCTATTGTGGCGAGGAAAAACACCTGACTCTTGCCGAGGAAGCACTGGGAGTGAGCCTGATCGCACGCGACGACTGGCTAAAAATCGAGGGCACCGAATCCGAGGTCGCAGCAGCCCGGGAATTTTTCGACATTCTACGCCTTGCCAGAGGACAGGGTCTAAAAATCAGAAATAACGATTTCACAAAAATGCTTGAAGCTGTGCAAAACGGCGAGGCACAGGACATGAGGGATCTTTTTGAGAATCCGCTCATCGTTAAGCTGAAGCGAAAGAGCATTGTCCCGAAAACCGTCCACCAAAAACAGTATCTACAGAAGATCCGTCAGCATGACGTTTCCTTTGGAATCGGCCCGGCTGGCACCGGGAAAACCTATCTCGCCATGGCCGCAGCCTTGGACACCTTCCAAAAAGGGGAGACTGAAAAGCTCGTGTTCACTCGTCCTGCGGTGGAAGCGGGAGAGGCACTCGGATTCCTTCCCGGTGATCTTCAGGAGAAAATACTTCCCTATCTCCGGCCACTCTATGACGCCCTCTACGATATGGTTGGAGTCGAAGAGACTCAGAGAATGATGGAGCGTCAGCAAATCGAAATCGCACCGCTGGCCTACATGCGCGGACGAACGCTTTCGCGTTCTTTCGTCATTCTCGATGAAGCCCAAAACACCACTCCTGAGCAAATGATGATGTTCCTGACTCGTCTCGGAGATGATTCCAAGATGGTGATTACCGGGGACATTACCCAAGTCGACCTTCCTCGAAGCAAAAAGTCCGGACTCAAGCAGGCGATTCAGATCCTTTCCCGGGTAAAGGGTGTCTCTATTTTTGAGTTCGACGGAGTCGATGTTGTCCGACACCCTCTCGTTCAGCGGATCATCCAAGCTTACGAGAAGGACAGTGGTGAGACGCCAGCCGTCTCCTTTGTTTGA
- a CDS encoding HIT domain-containing protein has product MAHESLHAYWRMPYIKEPVVKGGERKNPFLKVLEANDPKSVLLVYRSSMSFIVMNKFPYNAGHLLCLPNREVADIEDLGPDESADLWNTILKAKKLLRLTLAPNAFNIGFNIGDSAGAGIPSHLHCHVVPRWSGDTNFMPVVSNTRVLPEAMDTLWERLQEFVPEIED; this is encoded by the coding sequence ATGGCGCACGAATCATTGCACGCCTATTGGCGGATGCCCTACATCAAGGAACCGGTGGTAAAGGGAGGGGAACGGAAAAACCCTTTCCTGAAAGTTTTAGAAGCAAATGATCCTAAATCAGTCCTGCTTGTTTACCGAAGCTCGATGAGCTTTATCGTCATGAACAAGTTTCCCTATAATGCGGGACATTTACTCTGCCTACCCAACCGTGAGGTTGCCGACATTGAAGATCTTGGACCGGACGAGTCTGCCGATCTCTGGAATACGATCTTGAAAGCAAAGAAGCTTCTGAGACTCACTCTGGCACCCAATGCGTTCAACATTGGCTTCAATATTGGCGACTCCGCCGGAGCCGGTATCCCCTCCCACCTTCACTGCCATGTCGTTCCGCGCTGGTCGGGGGATACCAATTTCATGCCCGTAGTCAGTAACACCCGGGTCCTTCCCGAGGCCATGGATACCCTTTGGGAACGCCTCCAGGAGTTCGTTCCGGAAATCGAAGACTAA